A stretch of Triticum aestivum cultivar Chinese Spring chromosome 1D, IWGSC CS RefSeq v2.1, whole genome shotgun sequence DNA encodes these proteins:
- the LOC123183008 gene encoding dynamin-related protein 5A: MENLISLVNKLQRACTALGDHGEESALPTLWDSLPSIAVVGGQSSGKSSVLESVVGKDFLPRGSGIVTRRPLVLQLHRIDGDREYAEFMHVPRKRFTDFAMVRKEIADETDRQTGHGKGISSVPIHLSIFSPNVVNLTLIDLPGLTKVAVEGQPESIVQEIENMVRAFIEKPNCIILAVSPANQDLATSDAIKISREVDPKGERTFGVLTKIDLMDKGTDAVDILEGRAYRLQFPWIGVVNRSQQDINKSVDMIAARRRERDYFANTPEYKHLAHRMGSEHLAKSLSKHLESVIKSRIPGLQSLITKTVAELETELTRLGKPIANDAGGKLYTIMEICRMFDGIYKEHLDGVRPGGEKIYHVFDNQFPVAIKRLQFDKQLSMENVRKLITEADGYQPHLIAPEQGYRRLIESCLVSIRGPAEAAVDTVHGILKELVHKAINETHELKQFPTLRVEVGNAAFESLERMRDESKKNTLKLVDMETSYLTVDFFRKLPQDVEKGGNPSHSIFDRYNDSYLRRIGTTVLAYVNMVSSTLRNSIPKSIVYCQVREAKRSLLDHFFTELGAREIRQLSKLLDEDPAVMERRTNLAKRLELYRSAQAEIDAVAWSK, from the exons ATGGAGAACCTGATCTCGCTCGTCAACAAGCTGCAGCGCGCCTGCACGGCGCTCGGCGACCACGGCGAGGAGAGCGCCCTCCCCACCCTCTGGGACTCGCTGCCGTCCATCGCCGTCGTCGGCGGCCAG AGTTCGGGCAAATCTTCGGTGCTGGAGAGCGTTGTTGGAAAGGATTTCCTGCCCAGGGGCTCAG GCATTGTCACCCGTCGCCCGCTGGTTCTGCAACTCCATAGGATTGATGGAGACAGGGAGTATGCAGAGTTCATGCATGTCCCCAGGAAGAGATTCACCGATTTTG CCATGGTGAGGAAGGAGATAGCTGATGAAACTGACAGACAAACCGGCCATGGAAAGGGAATATCATCTGTCCCCATCCATCTAAGCATATTTTCTCCAAACG TTGTGAATTTGACTCTTATTGATCTTCCCGGGCTTACTAAAGTTGCTGTTG AGGGTCAGCCGGAGAGTATTGTTCAGGAAATTGAAAACATGGTTCGAGCATTCATTGAAAAG CCCAACTGCATCATTCTGGCTGTTTCTCCAGCCAATCAGGATCTTGCAACTTCTGATGCTATCAAGATTTCACGGGAAGTTGACCCAAAAG GTGAACGGACCTTTGGTGTGCTCACGAAAATTGATTTAATGGACAAGGGTACTGATGCTGTTGAT ATACTGGAAGGAAGAGCTTACAGGCTCCAATTTCCATGGATTGGTGTTGTCAATCGATCCCAGCAAGATATCAACAAGAGTGTGGACATGATTGCTGCTAGGCGTAGAGAGCGTGACTATTTCGCAAACACACCAGAATACAAGCATCTCGCTCATAGGATGGGATCAGAACATTTAGCAAAGAGTCTATCAAAG CATTTGGAGTCTGTTATTAAATCAAGAATCCCTGGTCTCCAGTCTCTTATAACGAAGACAGTTGCAGAGCTGGAAACTGAACTTACTCGTCTTGGAAAGCCCATTGCTAATGATGCTGGA GGAAAGCTGTACACGATTATGGAAATATGCCGCATGTTTGATGGCATCTACAAAGAGCATCTGGATGGAGT GCGCCCTGGTGGTGAGAAAATTTACCATGTCTTTGACAATCAGTTTCCTGTGGCAATTAAACGGTTGCAGTTTGATAAGCAACTGTCAATGGAAAATGTGAGGAAGCTCATAACGGAAGCTGATGGATACCAGCCTCACTTGATAGCTCCAGAGCAAGGATATCGGCGCCTCATAGAATCTTGTCTTGTTAGTATCAGAGGTCCTGCCGAGGCAGCTGTTGACACG GTCCATGGAATCCTAAAGGAACTAGTCCACAAGGCTATAAATGAAACTCAT GAGCTCAAGCAGTTCCCCACTCTTCGTGTGGAAGTTGGCAATGCAGCTTTTGAGTCGTTGGAAAGAATGAGGGACGAAAGCAAGAAGAACACATTAAAGCTAGTTGATATGGAAACAAGCTACTTAACTGTAGATTTTttcaggaagcttcctcaggatgTTGAGAAGGGTGGAAATCCAAGCCACTCTATTTTTGATAGATATAATGATTCTTATCTAAGACGAATTG GGACAACTGTTCTGGCATATGTTAACATGGTATCTTCAACATTGAGGAACTCCATCCCAAAATCTATTGTGTACTGCCAAGTCCGTGAGGCAAAGCGCTCATTGCTCGACCACTTCTTTACTGAGCTGGGAGCAAGAgag ATTAGGCAACTTTCGAAGCTCCTTGACGAGGACCCCGCGGTCATGGAGCGGAGGACAAACCTCGCCAAGAGGCTGGAGCTATACCGGAGCGCCCAAGCAGAGATCGACGCAGTTGCATGGTCAAAATAA